In Rhizobium binae, one genomic interval encodes:
- a CDS encoding MurR/RpiR family transcriptional regulator produces the protein MNTENFDTKAVGPRIRMMMPLLTPLEAKVVDTVFALRDFGDDTSLKQIADDAGVSEAMVVKITKKLGFAGYRDFRAAVSQYNRQPTAEMHQELSVDDTSQEIVQKVFRTSINALEETLSILDMEAFDRAADLIHRAKQRDFYGVGGSAQIARDVSHKFLRIGVRASVFDDLHMMLMSASLLVDGDIAIGFSHSGNTTAVIEAIQLARRNGARTIAITNYNSSALAQAADVVLCSTAQGSPLMGENAAARIAQLNILDAVFVAVAQRDYKAAERNLERTMSAVTSKRKDRLP, from the coding sequence ATGAATACTGAAAACTTCGACACGAAAGCCGTCGGCCCTCGCATCCGCATGATGATGCCCTTGCTGACGCCGCTTGAAGCAAAGGTGGTCGATACGGTTTTTGCGTTGCGCGACTTCGGCGACGACACATCGCTGAAGCAGATTGCCGACGATGCGGGTGTTTCGGAAGCCATGGTGGTGAAGATCACCAAGAAACTCGGTTTTGCCGGATATCGGGATTTCCGTGCGGCGGTCAGCCAGTATAACCGCCAGCCCACGGCCGAAATGCATCAAGAATTGTCCGTCGACGATACGTCGCAGGAGATCGTGCAAAAGGTTTTTCGCACCTCGATCAATGCCCTGGAAGAAACATTGTCGATACTCGACATGGAGGCGTTCGACAGGGCGGCGGATCTGATCCATCGTGCCAAACAGCGCGATTTCTATGGTGTGGGCGGCTCCGCGCAGATTGCACGCGATGTGTCGCACAAATTTCTGCGGATCGGCGTGCGGGCCAGCGTCTTCGATGATTTGCACATGATGCTGATGTCGGCGTCGCTGCTGGTCGACGGAGACATTGCGATCGGCTTTTCCCATTCGGGCAACACCACGGCAGTGATCGAGGCGATCCAGCTTGCCCGGCGAAACGGCGCTCGCACGATTGCTATCACCAACTACAACTCGTCCGCGTTGGCACAGGCGGCCGACGTGGTGCTTTGTTCCACCGCGCAGGGTTCTCCTCTGATGGGCGAGAATGCCGCCGCGCGGATCGCGCAGCTCAACATCCTTGACGCTGTGTTCGTTGCCGTTGCCCAGCGTGACTACAAAGCTGCCGAACGCAATCTCGAGCGGACCATGTCCGCCGTCACGTCCAAACGAAAAGATCGACTCCCATGA
- a CDS encoding ABC transporter permease, translated as MSNSPAAADTKLSPVFARFSFSLRDAGTLIGLVVIMAVFSTLVPGFLSERNLVNILQQSSINACLALGMTLVIISGGIDLSVGPTAAISAVITATLLLSGTPVPLAILAGLGIGMACGFINGILVAYVGLQPFIVTLGTLSTYRALALIYTGGNPVLGIPAGFRSLFNGNLFGIPMPVLIVAVVALAAWVLLKKTPIGEYLLAVGGNEEAAYVAGVPIARTKITAYVISGGLAALASLILIGRLGAAEPILGNLWELDAIAAAAIGGASLMGGKGSILGTILGAIILGTMRNGLTLMNVQAFYQLLATGLIILVAMMIDRATRGRE; from the coding sequence ATGAGCAATTCACCGGCCGCCGCCGACACGAAACTTTCGCCCGTATTCGCGCGCTTCTCGTTTTCTTTGCGAGACGCCGGCACGCTGATCGGCCTCGTCGTTATCATGGCCGTGTTTTCGACATTGGTCCCTGGCTTCCTGTCGGAACGCAATCTCGTCAATATCCTGCAGCAATCGAGCATCAACGCCTGTCTGGCGCTTGGCATGACATTGGTGATCATATCGGGCGGCATCGATCTGTCTGTCGGCCCGACTGCTGCGATATCGGCGGTCATCACGGCGACTCTGCTTCTTTCCGGAACCCCGGTTCCGCTTGCGATCCTGGCGGGCCTCGGGATCGGCATGGCCTGCGGTTTCATAAACGGAATTCTGGTTGCCTATGTCGGTTTGCAGCCCTTCATCGTGACCCTCGGAACGTTGAGCACGTATCGCGCGCTCGCGCTGATCTATACCGGCGGCAATCCTGTTCTCGGCATCCCGGCGGGTTTTCGATCGCTCTTTAATGGAAACCTGTTCGGTATTCCGATGCCCGTTCTGATCGTTGCCGTCGTGGCGCTAGCCGCCTGGGTCTTGCTCAAGAAAACCCCGATCGGCGAATATCTCCTGGCCGTCGGCGGCAATGAGGAAGCGGCCTACGTCGCCGGTGTCCCGATCGCGCGCACCAAGATCACGGCTTACGTGATCTCCGGTGGGCTTGCAGCTCTTGCGTCCCTGATTCTGATCGGGCGCTTAGGCGCTGCCGAACCGATCCTCGGCAACCTCTGGGAGCTCGACGCGATTGCTGCTGCGGCCATCGGCGGAGCCTCGCTGATGGGCGGCAAGGGCAGCATTCTGGGAACGATCCTGGGCGCCATCATTCTCGGAACTATGCGCAACGGCCTCACGTTGATGAACGTCCAGGCCTTCTATCAACTGCTGGCAACCGGCCTTATAATCCTCGTTGCGATGATGATCGATCGCGCCACGAGGGGACGAGAATGA
- a CDS encoding sugar ABC transporter ATP-binding protein yields MTPRLRFEAISKSFPGVNALSDVSFDVAPGEIHGLLGENGAGKSTLLRILSGVFRPTSGSMFVDGENVSFRKPMEARGAGIAMIHQELQQVPHLSVAQNMFVGHPLTTVGGLFVSRGEQERRAAEALSMIEPGIDPAAPISSLKVAQRQIVEIARALLDRARIIAMDEPTSSLTPSEFERLAEVITKLSASGVSIIYVSHKMDEVFRICQRASVMRDGKLIGAVDVQTASHQDVITMMVGRELMQEQHVSHATATVKLEARGLSSLTKIRDASFKLHRGEVLGIAGLVGSGRTELLRLLAGADRLTAGTIDIDGKTVNLRNPRDAISAGIGLVPEERKREGIIPVRSVTINMALASLESFSKAGIIQGGKLRNTAQDLLRRVNLRPFQLDRPIRLFSGGNQQKAIIARWLASKSQILLFDEPTRGIDVGAKAEIYHLIEALAADGHSIVVVSSELPEVIRLSDRVLVMRDGQIAAEIARADLTESAIVAHAIPGANTGRTPAPAA; encoded by the coding sequence ATGACACCGAGACTGAGATTCGAAGCGATATCCAAGAGCTTCCCGGGCGTGAACGCATTGTCCGACGTCTCCTTCGACGTCGCGCCCGGCGAAATCCATGGGCTTCTCGGTGAAAACGGCGCGGGAAAGTCGACGCTGCTGCGCATCCTTTCCGGCGTCTTTCGTCCAACCTCCGGGTCCATGTTTGTCGACGGCGAAAATGTCTCCTTTCGCAAGCCGATGGAGGCGCGTGGTGCCGGCATCGCCATGATCCACCAGGAACTGCAGCAAGTCCCGCATCTGAGTGTAGCGCAGAACATGTTCGTCGGGCATCCGCTGACGACCGTTGGCGGGCTGTTCGTCTCGAGAGGAGAGCAGGAGCGGCGGGCTGCCGAAGCATTGTCGATGATCGAACCCGGCATCGATCCCGCGGCGCCAATCTCTTCGCTCAAGGTGGCACAGCGCCAGATTGTCGAGATTGCCCGGGCATTGCTCGACCGCGCCAGGATCATCGCCATGGATGAACCGACATCCAGTCTGACACCGAGTGAGTTCGAACGGCTGGCTGAGGTCATAACAAAATTATCGGCAAGTGGCGTGTCGATTATCTATGTCTCGCACAAGATGGACGAAGTCTTCCGCATCTGCCAGCGCGCCAGTGTCATGCGCGACGGCAAGCTTATCGGTGCGGTGGATGTCCAGACGGCTTCCCACCAAGATGTCATCACGATGATGGTCGGCCGTGAGCTGATGCAGGAGCAGCATGTCTCACACGCGACCGCGACGGTGAAACTCGAGGCGCGCGGGCTCTCGTCGCTGACGAAAATCAGGGACGCGTCGTTCAAACTTCACCGCGGTGAAGTTCTCGGCATTGCAGGGCTTGTCGGATCCGGTCGGACGGAACTCCTGCGCCTTCTGGCGGGTGCGGACAGATTGACGGCAGGCACGATCGATATAGACGGCAAAACCGTGAACCTGCGCAATCCCCGCGATGCCATTTCCGCCGGCATCGGCCTCGTTCCTGAAGAGCGCAAGCGGGAGGGGATCATTCCCGTCCGCTCGGTCACCATCAACATGGCACTTGCCTCGCTGGAGAGCTTCTCCAAAGCCGGCATCATTCAGGGCGGCAAGTTGCGCAACACGGCTCAGGACCTGCTGCGCCGCGTCAATCTCCGGCCTTTCCAGTTGGACAGACCGATCCGGCTCTTCAGCGGTGGCAATCAGCAGAAAGCGATCATCGCGCGCTGGCTGGCAAGCAAATCGCAGATTCTCCTGTTCGACGAGCCGACCCGCGGCATCGACGTCGGCGCCAAGGCGGAAATCTATCACCTGATCGAGGCGCTGGCCGCCGATGGGCATTCCATCGTGGTGGTCTCTTCCGAACTGCCGGAAGTTATCCGGCTTTCCGATCGTGTCCTTGTCATGCGCGACGGGCAGATTGCTGCGGAGATCGCGCGTGCTGACCTCACAGAAAGCGCCATCGTGGCGCATGCCATTCCCGGTGCGAATACTGGCCGCACGCCAGCTCCGGCCGCCTAG
- a CDS encoding sugar ABC transporter substrate-binding protein translates to MKTFLKTTVAAGLVASFLFSAAVAQELAPLNSDTEKDRMDWSQLEAKLGAFPKLPEGTKAGAVSKTLTNEYWRSLGEGYTKFGDKAGVPVVYQAAQSEGDQLGQLTIAEGLITQGYNVLLVSPQTDANLQPVIEQAKAAGIPVVNVNDAVIPQAEHYVGNVQRDNGVRVAKWFVENRPDGGKVAIVEGQAGVYAAVQRTDGFKATISESGKFEVVASVPGNWDRQTSYDAATNILQQHPDLIGFYANNDGMALGIVEAVKAAGLQDKVAVFGTDGISDAYTSIKAGELTGTVDSFPVLTGEVALEAALRLVAGQKLPRVVATPQALITKDNVARYQGEGVDVRAVLMEDAAAAN, encoded by the coding sequence ATGAAGACATTTTTGAAGACGACCGTTGCCGCAGGTCTGGTTGCCAGTTTCCTGTTCAGCGCCGCCGTCGCGCAGGAACTTGCGCCACTCAACTCCGACACCGAAAAGGATCGCATGGACTGGTCGCAGCTCGAAGCCAAGCTCGGCGCGTTTCCCAAGCTGCCGGAAGGTACCAAGGCCGGTGCAGTTTCCAAGACGCTGACCAACGAATACTGGCGCTCGCTGGGTGAAGGCTACACCAAATTCGGCGACAAGGCCGGCGTGCCGGTGGTCTATCAGGCAGCACAGAGCGAAGGCGACCAACTCGGCCAGCTGACAATCGCCGAGGGCCTGATTACCCAGGGATACAATGTTCTTTTGGTCTCGCCGCAGACCGACGCCAATCTTCAGCCGGTCATCGAACAGGCGAAGGCCGCGGGCATTCCGGTCGTCAACGTCAATGATGCGGTCATTCCGCAGGCGGAGCACTATGTCGGCAACGTCCAGCGCGACAATGGCGTGCGCGTGGCGAAATGGTTTGTCGAGAACCGGCCGGATGGCGGCAAGGTTGCGATCGTCGAAGGCCAGGCCGGTGTCTACGCCGCCGTCCAGCGTACCGACGGCTTCAAGGCGACGATCAGCGAAAGCGGCAAGTTCGAAGTCGTCGCCAGCGTTCCGGGCAACTGGGATCGCCAGACATCCTATGACGCCGCCACCAACATCCTGCAGCAGCATCCCGACCTGATCGGGTTCTATGCCAATAACGACGGGATGGCACTGGGTATCGTCGAGGCGGTCAAGGCGGCCGGCCTTCAGGACAAGGTTGCCGTGTTCGGCACGGACGGCATTTCCGATGCCTATACGTCGATCAAGGCCGGCGAATTGACGGGCACCGTCGACAGCTTCCCGGTACTGACCGGTGAAGTGGCGCTTGAAGCCGCCTTGCGCCTTGTCGCCGGCCAGAAACTGCCCCGCGTCGTCGCCACGCCGCAGGCGCTTATCACCAAGGACAATGTCGCTCGATACCAGGGCGAAGGCGTCGATGTCCGTGCCGTGCTGATGGAAGACGCCGCCGCGGCGAATTGA
- a CDS encoding sugar phosphate isomerase/epimerase family protein — MKFATRLNSFASRPQAEWPDLSGKPSVKQMVARAAKVDGLTDLDLNYPDHVSEDPRELARQIGDMGLAINGFAMRYYTNPAFKIGAFTNPDAAVRREAIDLTKKGIDATREAGSNLMTIWLGQDGFDYAFQADYATLWQHEISGIREVCEHDPDCQISIEYKPNEPRSYSLMPDCATTLLAIKEVGLPNLGVTLDFAHVLYADEQPAFAAALIARYSRILGVHLNDGYAKRDDGLMVGAVHTQQTIELLRQIRKDGYDGAIYFDTFPDMTGLDPVHECEVNIQTVKRMLDVVDRLEQDNRLSGAIDRQDAVSAQSIIQEAMLGAGA, encoded by the coding sequence TTGAAATTCGCCACCCGCCTCAACTCCTTTGCCTCCCGGCCGCAGGCCGAATGGCCTGATCTTTCCGGGAAGCCAAGTGTCAAGCAGATGGTCGCCCGTGCTGCAAAGGTCGATGGATTGACGGATCTCGATCTCAATTATCCCGATCACGTCTCCGAAGACCCGCGCGAATTGGCGCGGCAGATCGGGGACATGGGCCTTGCGATCAACGGCTTTGCGATGCGTTACTACACTAATCCCGCTTTCAAGATTGGCGCCTTCACCAACCCTGATGCAGCGGTTCGCCGTGAAGCCATCGACCTGACGAAGAAGGGCATCGACGCCACCCGTGAGGCCGGCAGCAATCTGATGACCATCTGGCTCGGGCAGGATGGATTCGATTACGCGTTCCAGGCCGACTATGCAACCTTGTGGCAACACGAAATTTCTGGAATTCGTGAAGTTTGCGAGCATGATCCCGATTGCCAGATCAGCATCGAGTACAAGCCGAACGAGCCGCGCTCCTATAGCCTGATGCCTGACTGCGCCACAACGCTGCTGGCCATCAAGGAAGTCGGCCTCCCCAATCTTGGTGTGACGTTGGACTTCGCTCATGTGCTCTATGCCGATGAGCAGCCGGCCTTCGCGGCGGCGCTGATAGCGCGCTACAGCCGTATTCTCGGCGTTCACCTGAACGACGGCTATGCCAAGCGTGACGATGGCCTGATGGTCGGCGCCGTTCACACACAACAGACGATCGAACTGCTGCGCCAGATCCGCAAGGACGGTTATGACGGCGCGATCTACTTCGACACATTCCCGGATATGACCGGACTCGATCCGGTCCACGAATGCGAGGTGAACATCCAGACTGTCAAGCGCATGCTTGATGTCGTGGACCGCCTTGAGCAGGACAATCGCCTGTCTGGCGCGATTGACCGTCAGGATGCCGTTTCCGCCCAGTCCATCATTCAAGAAGCGATGCTTGGCGCGGGGGCTTGA
- a CDS encoding carbohydrate ABC transporter permease: MTRSMLIYAALVFWAFVSLFPIYWTVTTSFKTAVNVTQGHLIPFVDFTPDWKGWRSLGLSPDTIFAQSTVRDEFIRRFFNSIVASAGASLLAVVLGSLAAYGLSRFSYKFLWMRNKDISFFFLSQLILPPVVLAMPFLVLYKQLMLLDSLVGLILVYTLMVLPIVIWIMRDQFDTIPLELEQAALVDGCSIWGAFLRIVLPIALPGMVAAFILSVILCWNEYFFAALLTSTDAKTLPVMVASQTGSQGINWWSMAAIASAAILPLVLIGIFLERYIVKGLTAGAVK, encoded by the coding sequence ATGACCCGTAGCATGCTGATCTACGCCGCCCTGGTCTTTTGGGCCTTCGTTTCCCTGTTTCCGATCTACTGGACGGTGACGACGTCATTCAAGACCGCCGTGAACGTGACCCAGGGCCACCTCATTCCCTTCGTGGATTTTACGCCGGACTGGAAAGGCTGGCGTTCGCTTGGCCTGTCGCCCGACACGATCTTTGCGCAATCGACCGTCCGTGACGAGTTCATCCGCCGGTTCTTCAACAGCATCGTCGCGTCGGCGGGCGCCTCGCTTCTCGCTGTCGTCCTCGGATCGCTCGCGGCCTACGGCCTCAGCCGGTTCTCCTACAAATTTCTCTGGATGCGCAACAAGGACATCTCCTTCTTCTTCCTGTCACAGCTCATCCTGCCACCGGTCGTGCTCGCGATGCCATTCCTGGTTCTCTACAAGCAACTGATGCTGCTGGACTCGCTTGTCGGCCTCATCCTGGTCTACACGCTGATGGTCCTGCCGATCGTCATCTGGATCATGCGCGACCAGTTCGACACGATCCCTCTGGAGCTGGAGCAGGCGGCGCTTGTCGATGGCTGCTCGATCTGGGGCGCGTTCCTGCGGATCGTGCTGCCCATCGCACTGCCCGGCATGGTCGCGGCATTCATCCTGTCCGTTATTCTCTGCTGGAACGAGTATTTCTTCGCAGCTCTTCTGACCAGCACCGATGCCAAGACGCTGCCGGTGATGGTCGCAAGCCAGACCGGATCGCAGGGTATCAACTGGTGGTCCATGGCAGCGATCGCCAGTGCCGCCATTCTGCCGCTCGTGCTCATCGGCATATTCCTCGAGCGCTACATCGTTAAGGGCCTGACGGCGGGCGCCGTGAAATAG
- a CDS encoding carbohydrate ABC transporter permease, with protein MSHSMTLVTNEPFAARRAAPAGKHVLLGKALLAIATITFLVVLALQSFDAMGVTALGFESWRPLLYVYLIWAVVFGVSQVMIRGEAGERAAFVLPAVLFTVAMVIFPTIFGLYIAFTDWNLSAVEGRRFNGLDNLRTLLADAYFWNALLNMVYYVLAVLVQYAIAFSLALLLNAEIKARKFFRVAFLLPLMLSPVAVSWMIGKSLMEYRFGPAATLARYLGWDNPAFFSTPWLARLSIMAMDAWVSIPFMMVLLLAGLQALPAEIKEAARVDGATGWQSFKEITFPLMLPVSMTALILRIIFELKLADIVINVTAGGPGGATDTVSSFIFREYRDRSNVGYGTMLAEVYLVIIIIFVALILKGASRWMQRTN; from the coding sequence ATGTCTCACTCAATGACGCTGGTTACAAACGAACCGTTCGCAGCGCGCCGTGCTGCTCCCGCCGGAAAGCATGTCCTGCTCGGCAAGGCTCTGCTGGCGATCGCGACCATCACCTTCCTAGTGGTCCTGGCGCTTCAGTCGTTCGATGCCATGGGCGTCACCGCGTTGGGCTTTGAGAGCTGGCGCCCTCTGCTCTACGTCTATCTTATCTGGGCGGTGGTCTTCGGCGTATCCCAGGTGATGATCCGCGGTGAGGCGGGCGAGCGCGCGGCCTTCGTCCTCCCGGCCGTTCTTTTTACCGTCGCCATGGTGATCTTTCCGACCATTTTCGGCCTCTACATCGCGTTTACCGATTGGAACCTCAGTGCGGTCGAGGGACGACGCTTCAACGGTCTCGACAATCTGCGCACGCTTCTGGCGGATGCCTATTTCTGGAATGCGCTTTTGAACATGGTCTACTATGTTCTGGCGGTTCTCGTTCAATATGCGATCGCCTTCAGCCTGGCTCTTCTGCTCAACGCAGAGATCAAGGCACGCAAGTTCTTCCGTGTCGCTTTTCTGTTGCCGTTGATGCTGAGTCCGGTCGCCGTCAGCTGGATGATCGGCAAGTCGCTGATGGAGTACCGTTTCGGTCCCGCGGCGACGCTGGCGCGCTATCTGGGCTGGGACAATCCCGCCTTCTTCTCCACCCCCTGGCTGGCGCGATTGTCGATCATGGCCATGGATGCGTGGGTCTCCATTCCCTTCATGATGGTTCTGCTGCTGGCCGGCCTGCAGGCATTGCCTGCAGAAATCAAGGAGGCGGCACGGGTCGATGGCGCCACCGGTTGGCAATCGTTCAAGGAGATCACCTTCCCCCTGATGCTGCCGGTGAGCATGACCGCCTTGATCCTGCGCATCATATTCGAGCTGAAACTCGCCGATATCGTCATTAATGTGACGGCAGGCGGCCCGGGCGGCGCGACGGACACGGTTTCGAGTTTCATCTTTCGGGAATACCGGGACCGTTCCAATGTCGGCTACGGCACCATGCTCGCCGAAGTCTATCTCGTCATCATCATCATTTTCGTCGCGCTTATCCTGAAAGGGGCAAGCCGATGGATGCAAAGAACAAACTGA
- a CDS encoding ABC transporter substrate-binding protein — translation MKVSDFERMMAIGLSRRAILKTGASLGALAAAGTILGAVGSASAQDASLRSKILQIPGIGKGSPTDADWQKVGELCLGATKSSVKQGEFAGVELSFMGLNNQNLHNVIFRGFLKSWEDYTGAKISWIDLAQADYNPRLQQAIATGTVDFDILEMGAPFEGDVCGKGLASEMPDWVKAQIDMDDYVDYLKAPVGTWNGKTYRISVDGDCHNFNYRADYFTDANLAKAWKDEGHKGEWGVPKTWQKVQEVTKFLKGKTIGGMEAIGYLDAPKAWGGFGFYFLGSRATAYAKHPDDKAWLFDVDTMKPRINNPAWVRAIQDVIDALPSESGDQLNADPGTTAFQQFLAGTGSMVSWWGDVGSGARTSDTSVIGDTVAFDILPGSDDVYNSKTGHWDELPSGPNHAPNMAYLGWGVYVMARVDSDEKKKKAAWSAAAHLGGKDLALWMAAYPSGFQCYRKSQFDTKEWVEAGYDEAFISNYLASQSNSYNHPNAAIEPRIPGIFQYYSVAEDELAKVFAGQMTAQEGADAIAVAWEKITDQLGRDKQIALYNASLGV, via the coding sequence ATGAAAGTCAGTGATTTCGAGAGAATGATGGCGATCGGCCTGAGCCGCCGCGCCATTTTGAAGACCGGCGCTAGTCTGGGGGCTCTTGCCGCCGCCGGCACCATTCTCGGTGCTGTCGGCAGCGCCAGCGCGCAGGACGCGTCCTTGCGCAGCAAGATCCTGCAGATTCCCGGCATCGGCAAGGGGTCGCCGACTGATGCGGATTGGCAAAAGGTCGGGGAACTGTGCCTCGGCGCGACCAAGAGCAGCGTGAAGCAGGGTGAATTCGCTGGCGTCGAACTGTCTTTCATGGGGCTCAACAACCAGAATCTTCACAATGTGATCTTCCGCGGCTTCCTGAAATCCTGGGAAGATTATACCGGTGCGAAAATCTCTTGGATCGACCTGGCGCAGGCAGACTATAATCCGCGTCTCCAGCAGGCCATCGCCACCGGAACAGTGGATTTCGACATCCTCGAGATGGGGGCGCCTTTCGAAGGCGATGTCTGCGGCAAGGGGCTCGCATCCGAGATGCCGGACTGGGTCAAGGCCCAGATCGACATGGACGACTATGTCGACTATCTCAAGGCGCCGGTCGGAACCTGGAACGGCAAGACGTATCGCATCTCGGTCGATGGCGATTGCCACAACTTCAACTACCGCGCCGACTACTTTACCGATGCCAATCTGGCAAAGGCCTGGAAGGACGAGGGGCATAAGGGCGAGTGGGGCGTGCCCAAGACTTGGCAGAAGGTTCAGGAAGTCACCAAATTCCTCAAGGGCAAGACCATTGGCGGCATGGAAGCGATCGGCTACCTCGATGCGCCGAAAGCCTGGGGTGGGTTCGGCTTCTACTTCCTCGGCAGCCGCGCCACCGCCTATGCCAAGCATCCGGACGACAAGGCCTGGCTCTTCGACGTTGATACGATGAAGCCGCGGATCAACAACCCGGCCTGGGTCCGGGCCATTCAGGACGTGATCGACGCGTTGCCGTCGGAGTCTGGCGATCAGCTCAATGCTGACCCTGGCACCACCGCCTTCCAGCAGTTCCTGGCTGGTACCGGATCCATGGTTTCCTGGTGGGGCGATGTCGGCTCGGGCGCGCGCACCAGCGACACGTCGGTGATCGGCGACACTGTCGCCTTCGATATCCTGCCTGGTTCGGATGACGTCTACAATTCGAAGACCGGTCACTGGGACGAGCTGCCGAGCGGTCCGAATCACGCACCGAATATGGCCTACCTCGGATGGGGTGTCTACGTCATGGCCCGGGTCGACAGCGACGAAAAAAAGAAGAAGGCAGCCTGGAGCGCGGCGGCCCATCTCGGCGGTAAGGACCTGGCTCTGTGGATGGCGGCATATCCGTCCGGCTTCCAGTGCTATCGCAAGAGCCAGTTCGACACCAAGGAATGGGTCGAGGCTGGCTACGACGAGGCCTTCATCTCGAACTACCTCGCCTCGCAGTCGAACTCGTACAACCACCCCAATGCTGCCATCGAGCCGCGCATCCCCGGCATCTTCCAGTATTACAGCGTCGCGGAAGACGAGTTGGCCAAGGTGTTCGCCGGCCAGATGACAGCCCAGGAGGGGGCGGATGCGATTGCCGTTGCCTGGGAGAAGATCACCGATCAGCTGGGCCGCGACAAGCAGATAGCCCTCTACAATGCATCGCTCGGCGTCTGA
- a CDS encoding ABC transporter ATP-binding protein gives MASMDIVNVGKAYGSLTVVHGVSVEIPDGEFVVLVGPSGCGKSTLLRMVAGLEPITFGDIRIDGQVVNDLPPKDRDIAMVFQSYALYPHKTVAENMGFALKMRGEAKADIDGRVRKAAEILDLVPYLARYPRQLSGGQRQRVAMGRAIVRDPKVFLFDEPLSNLDAKLRVQMRAEIKELQRRLATTMIYVTHDQVEAMTMADRIVVLRDGRVEQIGSPLELYDKPANTFVADFIGSPSMNLLKGHIRTSGAPLFETDDGVRLPLVRAPEGSDGRPAFYGIRPEHFALGGEVTANVTVVETTGSETQVFAQIGNQKVIGVFRDRVEDRSGQPMAMTPNPASANLFDLKTGLRLD, from the coding sequence CGGCAAAGCCTACGGAAGCCTGACCGTAGTCCATGGGGTTTCGGTGGAAATACCCGATGGCGAGTTCGTGGTTCTGGTTGGTCCTTCGGGCTGCGGCAAATCCACACTTCTGCGCATGGTCGCGGGGCTGGAGCCGATCACATTCGGCGATATCCGCATCGACGGCCAGGTAGTGAACGATCTGCCGCCAAAAGATCGCGACATTGCGATGGTGTTCCAGAGCTACGCTCTCTATCCCCACAAGACCGTCGCCGAGAACATGGGCTTCGCACTGAAAATGCGCGGAGAGGCCAAGGCGGATATCGACGGCCGTGTGAGAAAAGCGGCCGAGATTCTTGATCTGGTTCCCTATCTCGCACGCTATCCGCGTCAACTCTCCGGGGGGCAGAGACAACGTGTCGCCATGGGACGGGCGATCGTGCGCGATCCAAAGGTTTTTCTGTTCGACGAACCGCTTTCCAATCTGGATGCGAAACTGCGGGTGCAGATGCGCGCGGAGATCAAGGAATTGCAGCGGCGGCTTGCGACCACGATGATCTATGTCACCCATGACCAGGTCGAGGCGATGACGATGGCGGATCGCATCGTGGTGCTGCGGGACGGACGCGTCGAGCAGATCGGTTCACCGCTCGAACTTTATGACAAGCCGGCCAATACTTTCGTTGCCGATTTCATAGGCTCGCCGTCGATGAACCTGCTGAAAGGCCACATCCGGACGTCCGGGGCACCCCTTTTCGAAACCGACGACGGCGTCCGCCTGCCGCTTGTTCGCGCACCGGAAGGCTCCGATGGCCGGCCCGCCTTCTACGGCATCCGGCCGGAGCATTTCGCGCTTGGCGGCGAAGTGACGGCCAACGTCACTGTCGTGGAAACGACGGGATCGGAGACGCAGGTCTTTGCCCAGATCGGCAACCAGAAGGTTATCGGGGTCTTTCGCGACCGGGTGGAGGACCGATCCGGCCAGCCGATGGCAATGACGCCAAACCCGGCATCCGCGAATCTTTTCGATCTGAAAACCGGATTGCGGCTCGATTGA